The following are encoded in a window of Vespa crabro chromosome 2, iyVesCrab1.2, whole genome shotgun sequence genomic DNA:
- the LOC124422138 gene encoding uncharacterized protein LOC124422138 — translation MSSSNQVMQVQESSREAERKRKFSNMEICDASVVETRRPVGECATVKEVWEKLQTTFEDSGLTRKVSLLRTLVIIQLQKCRDVEEYVNIITTTAHKLNGVGFKVSDEWVGTLLLAGLPENKVEGCTVLSLTEQPNTSEQNEKKTVPTQSKTYWAFLSLMGTNGGNWYVDSCASNHISAVDEGLRNERKCSVAKVTMANKQGMSARSTGDMSLEVPTSNGIQEITTCNVLHVPESSVNLLSHDVARRWNIQARHRSGQGLLCGRATNGRTLRQETCHLHYLGVSKLSNDTATGIKLSNIEEKPCIPCIKGKIAKKSFPKEGKRAKEILEVIHSDLCGPMESASIGGARYFITLIDDFSRKVFIYFLTEKGQARDVIVNFRMFVEKQTTKEIKSIRIDNGDLRLAELAGKLQKKQRRGPALWLLQAYCNHNASCAVEDSAMYSASVVDNATVRCFLLCQDIGPPWKRKMLPVIECLLSASFT, via the exons ATGTCGAGCTCAAATCAAGTAATGCAAGTTCAAGAAAGTAGTCGAGAAGctgaaaggaagagaaaattttccaaCATGGAAATTTGCGATGCAAGCGTGGTTGAAACACGGCGACCTGTGGGG GAGTGTGCCACCGTAAAAGAGGTATGGGAAAAATTACAAACTACTTTCGAAGACTCGGGATTGACGCGGAAGGTCAGCCTCTTGAGAACCTTAGTAATTATACAACTACAAAAATGCAGAGATGTTGAGGAATATGTAAACATTATAACAACAACTGCTCATAAACTTAATGGCGTAGGGTTCAAGGTATCAGACGAGTGGGTAGGAACGCTGCTCCTGGCAGGACTACCAGAAAACAAAGTCGAAGGCTGTACGGTGCTTTCG TTAACCGAACAACCAAATACAAGcgaacaaaatgaaaagaagacaGTGCCAACACAAAGTAAAACATATTGGGCTTTCCTATCATTAATGGGAACGAACGGTGGAAACTGGTATGTCGACTCGTGTGCGTCAAACCATATTTCGGCGGTGGATGAGGGACTGAGAAACGAGAGGAAATGCTCAGTAGCGAAAGTTACTATGGCGAACAAACAAGGTATGTCAGCAAGGTCGACAGGGGACATGAGCCTGGAGGTTCCAACGAGTAACGGCATACAAGAGATTACAACGTGCAACGTGCTCCATGTACCAGAAAGCTCAGTTAACCTGTTGTCA CACGATGTCGCTAGAAGGTGGAATATACAAGCTCGACATCGTAGCGGACAAGGCCTTCTTTGCGGTAGAGCGACCAATGGCAGAACTCTGAGACAGGAAACTTGCCATCTTCATTATCTAGGCGTATCAAAACTTAGTAATGATACGGCGACAGGAATAAAGCTGAGTAATATTGAGGAAAAGCCTTGCATTCCATGCATCAAGGGTAAGATCGCAAAGAAATCGTTTCCAAAGGAAGGGAAACGTGCGAAAGAAATACTCGAAGTAATACATTCAGATTTATGTGGACCTATGGAGAGTGCATCCATTGGAGGGGCGAGGTATTTTATAACTTTGATCGATGATTTCAGTCGTAAAGTGTTCATCTATTTTTTAACAGAAAAAGGCCAAGCCAGAGACGTTATCGTGAATTTCAGAATGTTTGTGGAAAAACAGACCACAAAAGAGATCAAATCCATTCGAATTGACAACGGAG ATCTCCGACTAGCGGAATTGGCGGGAAAACTCCAGAAGAAACAGCGTCGCGGTCCAGCTCTTTGGCTATTGCAAGCGTATTGTAACCATAACGCTTCTTGTGCCGTTGAAGATAGCGCCATGTACTCGGCCTCCGTTGTGGATAACGCTACTGTGCGTTGTTTCTTGCTTTGCCAAGATATAGGTCCTCCTTGGAAGAGGAAGATGCTTCCAGTAATCGAATGTCTGTTGTCGGCGTCGTTCACCTAG